Proteins encoded together in one Rhodothermia bacterium window:
- a CDS encoding RidA family protein yields the protein MHPVTTPHAPLPAGHYSQAIIHNGLVYISGQLPISPDQEGHSIGTIEEQTRQVLKNVSAILDAAGSSLHNLLKVTLYISDMALWGRVNVVYSEILGNHKPARAVVPVNPLHHGYQIEVEAIAAVVS from the coding sequence ATGCACCCAGTAACTACACCTCATGCACCGCTTCCAGCTGGCCATTATAGCCAAGCCATCATCCACAACGGCTTGGTCTATATCTCGGGACAATTACCCATTTCCCCAGACCAAGAAGGCCATAGCATTGGAACGATTGAAGAGCAAACCCGCCAAGTTTTGAAAAACGTATCCGCGATCTTGGATGCCGCCGGAAGTAGCCTTCACAACCTGCTCAAAGTGACCCTATATATATCGGATATGGCGCTTTGGGGGCGGGTAAATGTTGTTTATTCGGAAATTTTGGGCAACCATAAGCCCGCTCGTGCAGTTGTTCCTGTGAACCCATTACATCATGGTTACCAAATTGAAGTCGAAGCGATAGCAGCAGTGGTTTCTTAG
- a CDS encoding DUF2911 domain-containing protein, with product MKHLTRFVLVGVVCVWLSACTNTTENPTPATSASKASPKESLNIPQRDNSDARMSPNAAVSQNVGQTLVTISYGRPGVKGRKIFGGLEAYGEVWRTGANEATVFSTPDDVLVNGQLLKKGAYALFVIPTEQEWTLIFNRKADQWGAFNYNKNDDVLRLNIKPEQIPHVEWLTFDFDELTERSAVATLMWETIRLSFKIEAKK from the coding sequence ATGAAACATTTAACAAGGTTTGTACTCGTCGGAGTTGTTTGTGTTTGGTTATCTGCTTGTACGAATACAACAGAAAATCCGACTCCAGCCACTTCTGCCTCAAAAGCATCACCCAAGGAATCCTTGAACATTCCACAGCGAGACAATAGTGATGCGCGGATGAGTCCAAATGCAGCAGTGTCGCAAAATGTTGGACAAACACTGGTTACCATCTCCTATGGCCGGCCGGGGGTTAAGGGCAGGAAAATTTTTGGCGGCTTGGAAGCCTATGGCGAGGTGTGGCGAACAGGCGCAAATGAGGCAACGGTATTTTCAACACCAGATGACGTATTGGTCAATGGCCAATTACTCAAAAAAGGAGCCTATGCGCTGTTTGTGATTCCAACAGAACAAGAATGGACGCTGATTTTTAACCGAAAGGCCGATCAGTGGGGCGCTTTTAATTACAACAAAAACGATGATGTCCTAAGGCTCAACATTAAGCCTGAACAGATTCCGCATGTGGAATGGCTGACCTTTGATTTTGACGAACTCACTGAAAGGAGTGCAGTGGCTACATTAATGTGGGAAACGATACGGTTGTCCTTCAAAATAGAAGCCAAGAAGTAA
- a CDS encoding AAA family ATPase — MENVNEYTPSKAEAVYEHGLIIGKFYPPHLGHLHLIRSAQKQVKRLTVLVCTLKAESILGERRYHWMKTLCPTGVDVLHHTAENPSYPHEHPNFWEIWTKSILELIPEAPDVVFTSEDYGVRLASCFGAVHICIDPKRQAFPISGSEIRANPHLHWDFLPEPVRAYYVKRVAILGAESTGKTTLAQKLAESYQTAWVPEYGRSFVAKHNRLPKQEEMLFIAEQQIVTEKKTALLANQVLFCDTTPLTTAIYAKHYFGISDGPLWDLAKNHSYDLVLLAEDDIPWEADGLQRDGLIVRTALQKVFKNTLADLNIPFYVIEGSLQKRLLQAKKWVNMLFFREIH; from the coding sequence ATGGAAAATGTCAATGAATACACTCCTTCAAAAGCCGAAGCTGTTTATGAACACGGACTAATTATCGGAAAATTTTATCCTCCTCACCTTGGTCATTTGCACCTAATCCGGTCTGCCCAGAAGCAGGTAAAGCGGCTGACGGTTCTTGTATGTACGCTCAAAGCAGAAAGCATCCTTGGCGAACGCCGCTACCATTGGATGAAAACCCTTTGTCCGACGGGAGTGGACGTCTTGCATCACACTGCCGAGAATCCCTCGTATCCACATGAACATCCTAATTTTTGGGAGATTTGGACGAAGAGTATTCTCGAACTTATCCCAGAAGCACCAGATGTGGTGTTTACTTCCGAGGATTATGGCGTTCGTTTGGCTTCTTGTTTTGGCGCTGTACATATTTGTATAGACCCCAAACGCCAAGCCTTCCCAATTTCAGGTTCAGAAATTCGGGCAAATCCACATCTTCACTGGGATTTTTTGCCAGAACCTGTAAGGGCTTATTATGTGAAGCGTGTCGCGATTTTGGGCGCAGAAAGTACGGGAAAGACAACTTTGGCACAGAAACTTGCCGAATCGTACCAAACAGCATGGGTTCCAGAATATGGACGGTCGTTTGTTGCCAAACACAATAGGTTGCCAAAACAGGAAGAAATGCTGTTTATTGCCGAGCAACAGATCGTAACGGAGAAAAAGACCGCTCTTTTAGCCAACCAAGTGCTTTTTTGTGATACCACGCCATTAACTACTGCGATCTATGCCAAACACTATTTTGGAATATCGGATGGGCCGCTCTGGGATTTGGCCAAAAACCATTCTTATGATTTGGTTTTACTGGCCGAAGATGATATTCCTTGGGAAGCAGATGGCCTCCAAAGAGATGGGCTTATAGTCCGTACAGCATTGCAAAAGGTCTTTAAAAACACACTTGCCGATTTAAACATTCCGTTTTATGTCATTGAGGGATCACTTCAAAAACGGCTTTTACAAGCCAAAAAATGGGTGAATATGTTGTTTTTTCGAGAGATACATTGA
- a CDS encoding nicotinamide mononucleotide transporter: protein MDTLVEIWQYKLTYFEFIAFLFNLVCVYLNTKENVWAWPIGMVGIVLSMILFFNFQLYGDFALQFIFLGSSIYGWYEWLFGGEQKTVLHVTRASKTLWLIASAFVLVGWLSTGYFFAHIHAIWPGIPQTNVPYFDAFPTMISVVAQFMLARKIYENWHLWITADVVYVVLFIYKELYLTALLYGLFIFLCFIGLREWKMSMNTLLQKPKLFMNTD from the coding sequence ATGGATACTTTAGTAGAAATTTGGCAGTATAAGCTCACTTATTTTGAGTTTATAGCTTTCTTGTTCAATTTGGTTTGCGTCTATCTAAACACCAAAGAAAATGTTTGGGCATGGCCGATTGGCATGGTGGGCATTGTGCTTTCCATGATATTGTTTTTTAATTTTCAACTCTATGGCGATTTTGCTCTGCAATTTATTTTCTTAGGGTCTTCCATTTATGGCTGGTACGAATGGTTGTTTGGGGGCGAACAGAAAACAGTATTACATGTTACACGTGCTTCTAAGACTTTATGGCTGATTGCCTCGGCATTTGTCTTGGTCGGGTGGCTTTCGACGGGTTATTTTTTTGCACACATTCATGCAATTTGGCCTGGTATTCCACAAACCAATGTCCCTTATTTTGACGCCTTCCCGACAATGATTAGTGTGGTTGCGCAGTTCATGCTCGCCCGAAAGATTTACGAAAATTGGCATCTCTGGATTACTGCCGATGTGGTGTATGTGGTCTTGTTTATCTATAAAGAGCTGTATCTAACAGCCTTGCTATATGGTCTCTTTATCTTCTTGTGTTTTATAGGGTTGCGTGAATGGAAAATGTCAATGAATACACTCCTTCAAAAGCCGAAGCTGTTTATGAACACGGACTAA
- a CDS encoding GDYXXLXY domain-containing protein produces the protein MRKVFPFMVIVLVQVVILALVPARTLITQATGEEIALPLAPIDPYDMWSGYYVILNYDISRPDLAPSKIPFQEGETVWAVVKRDSVGSFRLARFEKTKSQTLKADERQLEGVFRDNAIRYGIEAYFIPEARRVEIEQDVTKNREKTRMIVAVTKDGKAAVKRMIVGSRTYEF, from the coding sequence ATGAGAAAGGTTTTTCCCTTTATGGTCATTGTGCTTGTGCAAGTCGTGATTTTGGCCTTGGTTCCGGCACGAACATTGATCACCCAAGCAACTGGCGAAGAAATTGCATTGCCCCTTGCACCCATAGACCCATACGATATGTGGAGTGGGTACTATGTGATTTTGAACTATGACATTTCGCGCCCCGATCTTGCGCCGTCTAAGATTCCATTTCAAGAAGGTGAAACGGTTTGGGCGGTTGTTAAGCGAGATTCCGTCGGAAGTTTCCGACTTGCGCGGTTCGAGAAAACAAAGTCCCAAACCCTAAAAGCGGACGAGCGCCAGCTTGAAGGTGTTTTTCGGGACAATGCCATTCGGTATGGGATAGAAGCCTATTTTATTCCAGAGGCTCGTCGGGTTGAAATTGAACAAGATGTAACAAAAAACCGCGAAAAAACACGCATGATCGTTGCCGTGACCAAAGACGGAAAAGCGGCGGTTAAACGCATGATCGTGGGAAGTCGTACCTATGAGTTCTAA
- a CDS encoding DUF2157 domain-containing protein — translation MSVPHKRWLAQEMKQWQSEGWFPPDLAEKIQARYQFDQLKDEGTNRLLLSVYTMGALIVGMGVVTFVAANWEAIPAALKLVLLFAAMLTAHGLGFYLWKISETGPRLGHALVLLGTLIFAANIGLIAQIFHIRGNWYNGFGASAVGALAAAYALRSIPNAVFALVCTFVYGLGLYEDHEQLAHGMLFGLPLVFIPLVVWEKSVAFFTLTALAWMSYVILAITHINPSFSDGMSMFLMALQVVVVMGLVLGHLQKKEGYSYSSLVFALIVLLGFFYFFGFREIAEDMENGRKAATYGMGLLAFILPVLGWFFYQKGKGTAHEKVFQIALIALLALGFSVALLNFRVAFPANYVLFLLLNNAASVVLGGVLLYIGYTGLRRGAFWIGLLYLFIIIGSRFFEYTEDLTTKALVFVILGVALIFATFRFEKYLKTKQNQEIRP, via the coding sequence ATGTCTGTCCCTCATAAGCGCTGGCTTGCGCAGGAAATGAAGCAGTGGCAATCAGAAGGCTGGTTTCCACCAGACTTGGCCGAGAAAATCCAAGCCCGATATCAATTTGACCAACTCAAAGACGAAGGAACCAACCGCCTTTTGTTGTCAGTCTATACAATGGGGGCGCTCATTGTTGGGATGGGCGTTGTTACGTTTGTGGCGGCAAACTGGGAAGCGATTCCGGCGGCGCTTAAACTCGTACTTTTGTTTGCTGCAATGCTGACCGCACATGGATTAGGATTCTATTTGTGGAAAATAAGTGAGACAGGGCCTCGGTTAGGACATGCGTTGGTTTTGCTCGGAACGCTTATTTTTGCAGCCAATATTGGCCTAATTGCGCAGATATTCCATATTCGGGGAAATTGGTACAATGGCTTTGGCGCCTCCGCAGTTGGTGCTTTGGCGGCTGCATATGCACTTAGGAGCATTCCCAACGCAGTTTTTGCCCTTGTCTGTACGTTTGTGTATGGTCTTGGACTTTATGAGGATCATGAGCAGTTGGCACATGGGATGTTATTCGGTTTGCCCCTCGTTTTTATACCCTTGGTGGTTTGGGAGAAATCGGTTGCTTTTTTTACGTTGACCGCACTTGCATGGATGTCTTATGTCATTCTGGCTATCACACACATTAATCCTTCTTTTTCGGATGGTATGTCCATGTTTTTAATGGCTTTACAGGTTGTTGTTGTAATGGGCTTGGTCTTGGGTCATCTCCAAAAGAAAGAGGGTTATTCGTACAGCAGTTTGGTTTTCGCCCTTATTGTCTTACTTGGTTTTTTCTACTTTTTCGGGTTTAGGGAAATCGCGGAAGACATGGAGAATGGGCGGAAAGCCGCAACCTATGGAATGGGATTACTTGCTTTTATTCTTCCAGTTTTGGGATGGTTTTTTTATCAGAAAGGAAAAGGGACGGCGCATGAAAAAGTTTTTCAAATAGCGCTAATTGCTTTGTTGGCATTGGGCTTTTCTGTTGCTCTTTTGAACTTCAGGGTTGCTTTTCCGGCGAATTATGTTTTGTTTTTATTGCTGAACAATGCCGCATCGGTTGTTTTGGGGGGCGTCTTGTTGTACATCGGCTATACAGGTTTACGGCGCGGCGCCTTTTGGATTGGTTTATTGTACCTGTTTATAATTATCGGAAGCCGATTTTTTGAATATACCGAAGACCTGACCACCAAAGCCTTGGTCTTTGTAATTTTAGGTGTTGCCCTCATTTTTGCCACCTTCAGGTTTGAAAAATACCTCAAAACCAAACAAAATCAGGAGATTCGCCCATGA
- a CDS encoding ThiF family adenylyltransferase → MFTSERYQRQMIMPEIGVAGQKKMEESAVLVIGCGGLGGVVLQNLIAAGVGTLGIVEPDIVEESNLHRQVLFTPFDVGEPKVEVALRVLKTMNPEVTINPYNERFSVENAYALVKKYDLVVDGSDNFPTRYLVNDACVLMGIPFVTGAIHRFDAQVALLGLQNGPCYRCLYPEPPQAGLVANCVEEGVLGASAGIAGSLMASEVLRYLLALHSSDNAKLVQMDLKNLRFDVLAMGKNPSCPICGSAPEIFDLLDDYDAFCGLEVAAPMVTPAELQEWQSNGEKVFLLDVREPEEFAAGNMGGYLLPSGILTTQLSQLSEYRDERVVVHCKSGGRSREAAKTLLRAGFKEVWDLKGGFLAYLAFRHAFDAFAEEHP, encoded by the coding sequence GTGTTTACTTCGGAGCGTTATCAGCGGCAGATGATTATGCCAGAAATTGGAGTGGCGGGACAAAAAAAGATGGAGGAATCGGCAGTATTGGTGATTGGATGTGGCGGGCTTGGTGGGGTCGTCCTCCAAAATTTGATTGCAGCAGGCGTTGGGACGTTGGGCATTGTCGAGCCTGATATTGTAGAGGAATCGAATCTTCATCGTCAGGTCTTGTTCACCCCTTTTGATGTAGGAGAGCCGAAAGTCGAGGTCGCTCTTCGTGTTCTAAAAACAATGAACCCCGAAGTCACCATTAATCCGTATAACGAGCGATTTTCGGTTGAAAATGCCTATGCTTTAGTCAAAAAATATGATCTGGTGGTGGACGGGAGCGATAATTTCCCGACACGCTACTTGGTTAATGATGCCTGTGTGTTGATGGGAATACCTTTTGTTACGGGTGCTATACATCGGTTCGATGCCCAAGTTGCGCTCTTGGGACTGCAAAATGGCCCTTGCTATCGTTGTCTGTATCCTGAACCACCACAAGCGGGCTTGGTGGCAAATTGTGTAGAAGAGGGTGTATTGGGTGCAAGTGCGGGCATTGCTGGAAGTCTTATGGCTTCGGAGGTATTACGTTATTTGTTGGCATTACATTCATCCGATAACGCAAAGTTGGTACAGATGGATTTAAAAAACCTTCGCTTTGATGTTTTAGCAATGGGGAAAAATCCGTCGTGCCCCATTTGCGGATCTGCACCAGAAATTTTTGACCTCTTGGATGATTACGATGCCTTTTGTGGCTTAGAGGTGGCTGCTCCTATGGTTACGCCCGCCGAGTTGCAAGAATGGCAGTCTAATGGCGAAAAAGTTTTTCTTTTAGATGTACGTGAACCGGAAGAATTTGCTGCGGGCAATATGGGTGGTTATTTGCTGCCCTCCGGTATTCTAACGACGCAATTATCCCAACTCAGTGAATACCGTGACGAACGGGTTGTGGTGCATTGTAAATCTGGTGGGCGATCACGCGAAGCCGCAAAAACTTTGTTACGTGCTGGCTTTAAGGAAGTTTGGGACTTGAAAGGTGGCTTTTTGGCGTATCTTGCTTTCCGTCATGCCTTTGATGCCTTTGCGGAAGAACATCCTTAG
- a CDS encoding excinuclease ABC subunit C: MNPIVEEKLKHLPTSSGVYQHKDATGKTLYVGKAKNLRNRVRSYFQKGGPADGRIRIMVEKVADIEIILTDTEAEALILENNLIKTLKPRYNVNLRDDKTYPYICIKNERFPRIFPTRRVIRDGSKYFGPYTDVKNMHLILGTIRSVFKLRNCNLVLSEANIRNSKFNACLQFHIKKCAAPCIGLEDEAHYQESIAQIRQLLSGKTGALITQLKQDMRVAAQNRRFEAAAELRDKILALEQYSAKQKMVTESEVNRDLFGLFVERDEDIACGVVFQVREGKIIGRRHRYLTQLGETAEDHLLQSFVEDYYAEAVFFPDEVFLSTSLPQPEPILELLRHATGKKVLLHTPQRGEKADLMRMVEANAKLLVGEYLQAKAKRHEEALPRSVQALQRDLHLPRLPRRIECFDISHLAGTGTVASCVVFIDGKPAKSEYRKFKIRSAEGKPDDFLSMHEVISRRYTRAQDENLQIPDLIIIDGGKGQLSHAVEALKEVGFYGKTPVVSLAKRMEEVFFPEDQKSVMIPRTSSALKLMQQLRDEAHRFAITFQRQQRKNTQLRSELMEIPGVGVKTIEKLIKTFGSVKKVKLATLATLEDAVGKKVALAVKGYLDAQEQDSEST; the protein is encoded by the coding sequence ATGAATCCAATCGTTGAAGAAAAACTGAAACATTTACCCACTTCGTCTGGGGTATATCAGCACAAAGACGCCACAGGTAAAACACTTTATGTGGGCAAGGCCAAAAACCTCCGAAATCGGGTGCGTTCGTATTTTCAAAAAGGCGGACCAGCGGACGGCAGAATTCGCATAATGGTTGAAAAGGTTGCCGACATCGAAATTATCCTTACCGATACCGAGGCAGAAGCTTTGATTCTGGAAAACAACTTGATCAAAACGCTAAAGCCGCGCTATAATGTAAACCTGCGTGACGACAAAACCTATCCTTATATCTGCATCAAAAACGAGAGGTTCCCACGAATTTTTCCAACACGCCGCGTCATTCGGGATGGCTCTAAATATTTTGGGCCTTATACCGATGTCAAAAACATGCACCTCATCTTGGGGACTATTCGCTCCGTGTTTAAACTTCGTAATTGTAACCTCGTCCTCTCTGAAGCTAATATCAGAAACAGCAAATTTAATGCCTGTTTACAATTCCATATCAAGAAATGTGCTGCACCGTGCATCGGATTAGAAGACGAAGCACATTACCAAGAATCTATCGCACAAATTCGCCAGTTGCTCAGTGGGAAAACGGGCGCTTTGATCACCCAATTGAAGCAAGACATGCGGGTGGCAGCGCAAAATCGCCGCTTTGAGGCCGCAGCAGAACTTAGAGATAAAATCTTGGCCTTAGAACAATATTCTGCAAAGCAAAAAATGGTCACCGAAAGCGAGGTTAACCGAGACCTCTTTGGTCTCTTTGTGGAACGGGATGAAGACATCGCATGTGGAGTCGTTTTTCAAGTGCGAGAAGGGAAAATTATAGGACGAAGACACAGATACCTTACCCAATTGGGCGAAACCGCTGAAGACCACTTGCTCCAGTCTTTTGTAGAAGATTATTATGCCGAAGCCGTATTTTTTCCCGACGAGGTGTTTCTTTCTACATCACTTCCACAACCCGAACCCATTTTGGAATTGTTACGACATGCCACCGGAAAAAAGGTATTGCTCCATACGCCACAACGCGGCGAAAAAGCAGACCTGATGCGCATGGTAGAGGCCAATGCGAAATTGCTCGTCGGAGAATACTTACAAGCCAAAGCAAAAAGACACGAGGAGGCTCTTCCTCGATCTGTGCAAGCCCTTCAACGCGATTTACACCTGCCCCGTCTGCCGCGACGAATTGAGTGTTTCGACATTTCACACCTTGCCGGAACAGGTACGGTGGCCTCTTGTGTGGTTTTTATAGACGGGAAACCCGCCAAAAGTGAATATCGGAAGTTTAAGATCCGCAGTGCAGAAGGCAAACCAGACGATTTCCTATCTATGCACGAGGTGATTTCGCGGCGCTATACCCGTGCCCAAGACGAAAACCTACAAATTCCAGACCTTATTATTATTGACGGCGGTAAAGGACAATTATCCCATGCCGTAGAGGCCCTAAAAGAAGTTGGATTTTATGGAAAAACGCCTGTAGTAAGCCTCGCAAAACGAATGGAGGAGGTTTTTTTTCCAGAAGACCAGAAATCGGTGATGATCCCTCGGACAAGTTCCGCCCTAAAACTGATGCAGCAACTCCGCGACGAAGCCCACCGCTTTGCCATAACCTTTCAACGCCAACAGCGCAAAAATACCCAACTCCGCTCCGAGCTTATGGAAATTCCGGGCGTCGGCGTAAAAACGATTGAAAAGTTAATAAAAACCTTTGGCTCCGTGAAAAAGGTAAAATTGGCAACCTTAGCAACTTTAGAAGATGCTGTTGGAAAAAAAGTAGCTTTAGCGGTAAAAGGATATCTAGATGCGCAAGAGCAAGACTCAGAAAGCACTTAG
- a CDS encoding DUF2064 domain-containing protein has protein sequence MHSVPTPKTALLLFANKDRQEALRKPFFGENAHKKNCAFSKELNLWSLAVAERSGFPVFRFTEREQVGNTFGERLAHAIQRVFDQGFKQVVVMGNDTPQLRPSHLLAVEKALIKANWVVGPATDGGLYVLGVQKAAFEPVSFAKMPWQAQDLFAAFLGLDHTFVLPEVFGDIDTASDFEFLAFDSRLPKPLRARLVALQVSSTTYFFLPSTLAGHCYTAPLRGPPSH, from the coding sequence TTGCACTCAGTACCAACCCCCAAAACAGCCTTACTCTTGTTTGCCAATAAGGATCGTCAAGAAGCGCTCCGTAAACCTTTTTTTGGTGAAAACGCCCACAAAAAAAATTGTGCATTTTCTAAAGAATTGAACTTGTGGTCTTTAGCCGTAGCAGAGAGATCGGGGTTCCCCGTTTTTCGGTTTACGGAACGGGAGCAAGTAGGAAACACATTTGGGGAAAGGCTTGCACATGCCATTCAACGGGTTTTTGACCAAGGCTTCAAACAAGTGGTGGTGATGGGCAATGATACGCCACAACTCCGCCCATCGCATCTTTTAGCAGTAGAAAAAGCGCTCATTAAGGCAAACTGGGTTGTGGGACCAGCAACGGATGGTGGGCTTTACGTTCTTGGGGTTCAAAAAGCGGCTTTCGAGCCTGTTTCTTTTGCAAAAATGCCTTGGCAAGCGCAAGACTTATTTGCCGCCTTTTTGGGCTTAGACCACACTTTTGTTCTACCAGAGGTTTTTGGGGACATAGACACTGCATCCGATTTCGAGTTTCTCGCCTTCGATTCTCGCTTACCTAAACCATTACGTGCCCGATTAGTAGCACTGCAAGTCTCATCCACAACATACTTTTTCCTCCCTTCAACCTTAGCGGGGCATTGCTATACCGCTCCACTTCGAGGACCACCGTCTCATTAA